A section of the Anabaena cylindrica PCC 7122 genome encodes:
- a CDS encoding LCP family protein, translating to MTSQRTSAEDKKSAKAQSRGKNYRKSKSGRWLWFAVGMGGIALVSGMAGALLAVSWESTPLQQAQLSAKEAAVFDGDRISGDGFQFSQLTRPVNILVMGMSVLPPDIQNPPSETKELRYLPQVNSFDGLADVMLLLKFDPESKKIVMLSVPRDTRTEVEGYGVKKINAANVDGGPALTAKTVSNLLGGVGIDRYVRINVLGVGKLIDALGGVTVYVPKDMKYQDDSQHLYINLKAGKQHLDGNQALQLLRFRHDELGDIGRIQRQQMVLRALIEQTLNPTTLTQLPQILNVVKDNIDTNLTIEELVALVGFGSRTNRSNMQMLMLPGRFSERSEYEASYWLPNKTAITKVMVQNFGLESTSLESQITDPARLRIAIQDSTGGDYSQISPLIKGLEKAGYPNVFISKPWGEPLEITHIVAQQGDSDSAESIRNTLGFGEVRVESTGNIGSDISIQVGKDWLQNKAIFENLSR from the coding sequence GTGACTAGTCAAAGAACATCAGCAGAAGATAAAAAATCAGCAAAAGCCCAATCCAGAGGCAAAAACTATCGTAAATCCAAATCTGGGCGGTGGCTATGGTTTGCTGTGGGCATGGGTGGAATTGCCTTGGTATCAGGTATGGCAGGGGCATTGTTGGCGGTGTCTTGGGAGAGTACACCATTGCAGCAAGCCCAGTTGAGTGCCAAGGAAGCTGCGGTGTTTGATGGCGATCGCATTTCCGGTGATGGATTCCAATTTTCTCAATTAACTCGCCCTGTTAATATCCTCGTGATGGGCATGAGCGTACTGCCCCCAGATATCCAAAACCCACCTAGTGAAACCAAAGAACTTAGGTATCTGCCCCAAGTAAATTCCTTTGATGGTCTTGCTGATGTAATGCTTTTGCTCAAATTTGATCCAGAGAGCAAAAAAATAGTCATGCTTTCCGTTCCCAGAGATACCCGCACAGAAGTTGAAGGGTATGGCGTGAAAAAAATTAACGCCGCTAATGTCGATGGTGGTCCAGCTTTAACTGCTAAAACCGTCAGCAATCTCTTGGGTGGGGTGGGAATTGATCGTTATGTCCGCATTAACGTTTTAGGCGTTGGCAAACTGATTGATGCTTTGGGTGGGGTAACAGTTTATGTTCCCAAGGATATGAAATATCAGGATGATTCCCAGCACTTATATATTAATTTAAAAGCAGGCAAACAGCATCTTGACGGTAATCAAGCATTACAATTACTCCGCTTTCGTCATGATGAACTAGGAGATATTGGCCGGATTCAGCGTCAGCAGATGGTATTACGTGCCTTAATTGAACAGACTCTCAACCCCACTACGCTCACCCAATTACCCCAAATTCTTAATGTAGTTAAAGATAATATCGACACTAATTTAACAATTGAAGAATTAGTTGCATTAGTTGGTTTTGGCTCACGGACTAATCGTTCTAATATGCAAATGTTAATGTTGCCTGGTCGTTTTAGTGAAAGAAGTGAGTATGAAGCTAGTTACTGGTTGCCAAATAAAACTGCTATTACCAAAGTCATGGTTCAAAACTTCGGTTTAGAATCTACATCCCTCGAATCACAAATAACTGATCCTGCTCGTTTACGCATCGCAATTCAAGATAGTACAGGTGGCGATTACTCTCAAATCAGCCCCTTAATTAAAGGATTAGAAAAAGCTGGTTATCCTAATGTCTTCATCTCTAAACCTTGGGGTGAACCTCTAGAAATTACTCACATTGTTGCTCAACAAGGAGATAGTGACAGTGCCGAATCAATTCGTAATACCTTAGGATTTGGTGAAGTCCGGGTAGAAAGCACTGGCAATATCGGCTCAGATATTAGCATCCAGGTAGGTAAAGACTGGTTACAAAACAAAGCTATTTTTGAGAATCTTAGTAGGTAA
- a CDS encoding nicotinate phosphoribosyltransferase: MTTFPDVDYGQKSYQNPELNLSVEDYSLLTDLYQLTMAACYTGEGIEQKRASFELFVRRLPEGFGYLIAMGLAQALEYLTQFRFHSTQITALQATGIFAHAPERFWSLLTEGAFTGDVWAVPEGTAVFANEPLLRIEAPLWQAQLVETYLLNTLNYQTLIATRAARLRDVAGEKATLLEFGTRRAFSPQASLWAARAAIAGGLDATSNVLAALQLGQKPSGTMAHALIMALSALEGSEEQAFTAFHQYFPGAPLLIDTYDTVAAAQKLAEKVNSGEMILSGVRLDSGDLVSLSKAVRSLLPDISIFASGDLDEWEIQRLQKEGAEIDGYGLGTKLVTGSPVNGVYKLVDIDGIPVMKMSSGKFTYPGRKQIWRSFVGGKLQVDKLGLLDENSVSGQPLLQLVMKEGKQLQTLESLSAIRQRTSASVTSLPEETRRLENPLSVQVDISPSLQELTEETKRSYESWK; the protein is encoded by the coding sequence ATGACAACCTTTCCAGATGTGGATTATGGACAGAAAAGCTACCAAAACCCAGAATTGAATCTCAGTGTAGAGGATTATAGCTTGCTAACTGACCTTTACCAGTTAACAATGGCAGCTTGTTACACAGGTGAAGGTATAGAACAAAAACGAGCCAGTTTTGAATTATTTGTGAGACGCTTACCCGAAGGTTTTGGCTATTTAATCGCAATGGGTTTAGCGCAAGCTTTAGAATATTTGACTCAATTCCGCTTTCATTCCACGCAAATTACCGCTTTGCAGGCAACAGGAATTTTTGCCCATGCACCTGAGCGTTTTTGGTCATTATTAACAGAGGGCGCTTTTACTGGTGATGTCTGGGCAGTACCTGAAGGCACAGCAGTATTTGCTAATGAGCCATTATTAAGGATAGAAGCACCTTTATGGCAAGCGCAGTTAGTAGAAACTTATCTTTTAAATACCCTTAATTACCAAACTTTAATTGCTACCAGAGCCGCTAGATTGCGTGATGTTGCGGGGGAAAAGGCAACACTTTTAGAATTTGGCACGAGAAGAGCTTTTAGTCCTCAAGCTTCTTTGTGGGCAGCACGGGCAGCAATAGCTGGAGGTTTAGATGCCACTTCTAATGTGTTAGCAGCACTACAACTAGGGCAAAAACCAAGTGGGACAATGGCACACGCTTTAATTATGGCTTTGTCTGCTTTAGAAGGAAGTGAAGAACAGGCGTTTACGGCATTTCACCAGTATTTTCCTGGTGCGCCATTATTAATTGATACTTATGATACAGTTGCTGCGGCACAAAAATTGGCAGAAAAGGTAAATTCTGGGGAAATGATCTTAAGTGGGGTGAGGTTAGATTCTGGGGATTTAGTTAGTTTATCAAAAGCAGTGCGATCGCTCTTACCAGATATATCCATCTTTGCTAGTGGTGATTTAGATGAATGGGAGATTCAGCGACTCCAAAAAGAAGGTGCAGAAATTGATGGTTATGGACTAGGAACTAAATTAGTCACAGGTTCACCCGTGAATGGAGTTTATAAACTCGTAGATATTGATGGCATTCCCGTTATGAAAATGTCTAGTGGTAAATTTACTTATCCAGGACGTAAGCAGATTTGGCGCTCATTTGTCGGAGGTAAGTTACAGGTAGATAAACTGGGATTATTAGATGAAAATTCGGTTTCAGGACAACCTTTATTACAGTTGGTAATGAAAGAAGGTAAACAACTGCAAACACTAGAAAGTTTATCAGCAATTCGCCAACGTACCTCTGCATCAGTTACTAGTTTACCAGAAGAAACAAGACGGTTAGAAAATCCACTTTCTGTCCAAGTTGATATTTCTCCAAGCTTACAGGAATTGACTGAGGAAACGAAAAGGAGTTATGAGAGTTGGAAATGA
- a CDS encoding four helix bundle protein, which yields MKREPAKSFQDLIVWQKAHKLVLETYYFSNNFPKSEMYGLTSQLRRAIVSVPANIAEGFKKKSSADKLRFFNIAEGSLEECRYYFILTKDLNYGDSTYLISQLEEVSRLLIGYSQSILNSHS from the coding sequence ATGAAAAGAGAACCAGCCAAAAGTTTTCAAGATTTGATTGTTTGGCAAAAAGCACATAAGTTAGTTTTGGAAACCTATTACTTTAGTAACAATTTTCCTAAATCTGAAATGTATGGACTAACTTCTCAATTAAGAAGGGCTATCGTTTCTGTTCCAGCCAACATAGCGGAAGGATTTAAAAAGAAAAGTTCTGCTGATAAATTAAGGTTTTTTAATATAGCAGAAGGTTCTTTAGAAGAATGTCGTTACTACTTCATTCTTACTAAAGACCTCAATTATGGAGATAGTACATACCTGATCTCCCAGCTAGAAGAAGTTAGTAGACTACTGATTGGCTATTCACAATCTATTCTTAATTCTCACTCTTAA
- a CDS encoding NUDIX hydrolase: MPERNHKKNSNQINQQPLADFKVGVDNVIFSVDTAQNRLLVLLIMRQQEPFLNYWSLPGTLVRQGESLEDAAYRIMAEKIKVNNLYLEQLYTFGGPNRDPREKMDSYGVRYLSVSYFALVRFEEAELIADKVAGIAWYPVKQIPQLAFDHNEIISYGHGRLKNKLEYSPVAFDVLPETFTLNDLYQLYTTVLGENFSDYSNFRARLLKLGFLCDTGIKVSRGAGRPASLYKFDAAAFAPFKDKPLVFI, from the coding sequence ATGCCAGAACGCAACCATAAAAAAAATTCAAATCAGATCAATCAACAACCCTTGGCTGATTTCAAAGTCGGTGTAGATAATGTAATTTTTTCTGTAGATACTGCCCAAAATCGGTTATTAGTGCTGTTAATAATGCGACAGCAAGAACCATTTTTAAATTATTGGAGTCTTCCCGGTACTTTGGTACGTCAAGGGGAATCTTTAGAAGATGCAGCTTATCGCATTATGGCAGAAAAAATTAAAGTCAATAATCTCTATCTGGAACAACTTTATACTTTTGGCGGGCCAAATCGTGATCCAAGGGAAAAAATGGATAGCTATGGTGTGCGTTATTTATCAGTCAGCTATTTTGCTTTAGTTCGATTTGAAGAAGCAGAATTAATTGCCGATAAGGTGGCAGGGATTGCTTGGTATCCAGTTAAACAAATACCCCAGTTAGCATTTGATCATAATGAAATCATCAGTTATGGACATGGAAGATTAAAAAATAAATTGGAATATAGTCCGGTTGCTTTCGATGTTTTGCCAGAAACGTTTACTTTGAATGATTTATATCAGTTGTATACTACTGTTTTGGGGGAAAATTTCTCAGATTATTCTAATTTTCGAGCGCGTTTACTTAAGTTGGGTTTTTTATGCGATACGGGAATTAAGGTTTCAAGAGGTGCTGGTCGTCCGGCTAGTTTGTATAAGTTTGATGCTGCGGCTTTTGCGCCTTTTAAGGATAAGCCTTTGGTGTTTATTTGA
- a CDS encoding NAD+ synthase codes for MKIAIAQFNPIIGDLSGNAKQILEVAENAGSLGVRLLLTPELSLCGYPPRDLLLNPSFVEAMDITLQQLAQDLPANLAVLVGTGVKNSEAHVTGGKNLFNSIALLEAGTVKQYFHKRLLPTYDVFDENRYFEPGFKPSYFNLDDINIGVTICEDLWNDAEFWGKRSYAVNPIADLSSLGVDLIVNLSASPYTVGKQKLREAMLQHSAVNFKHPVIYTNQVGGNDDLIFDGRSFALNRQGEVICRAKGFESDLLVVEFDEIQRDLQLGTVSSVYESEDEEIWHALILGVKDYIHKCHFSQVVLGLSGGIDSALVAAIATAALGKENVFGVLMPSPYSSQHSISDALALGENLGIKTHILPIGELMQGFDHTLADLFTGTEFGIAEENIQSRIRGSLLMAIANKFGHLLLSTGNKSEMAVGYCTLYGDMNGGLAVIADVPKTRVYSLCKWLNFHTQQEIIPENILTKAPSAELKPGQIDQDSLPAYDILDDILQRLINDHQSAVQIVAAGHDPHIVNRVLQMVARSEFKRRQAPPGLKITDRAFGTGWRMPIASKINWIAVNNSHS; via the coding sequence ATGAAAATAGCGATTGCTCAATTTAATCCGATCATTGGTGATTTGTCTGGAAATGCTAAACAAATTCTTGAGGTTGCTGAAAATGCAGGGTCTTTAGGTGTGCGTTTGTTGTTAACTCCAGAACTTTCTTTATGTGGTTATCCACCACGAGATTTATTACTAAATCCTAGTTTTGTGGAAGCTATGGATATTACTTTACAACAGTTAGCTCAGGATTTACCTGCTAATTTAGCTGTGTTGGTAGGAACTGGTGTTAAAAATTCTGAAGCACACGTTACAGGTGGAAAAAATCTATTTAATAGTATTGCTTTATTGGAAGCGGGTACAGTTAAGCAGTATTTTCACAAACGACTTTTACCGACTTATGATGTTTTTGATGAAAACCGTTATTTTGAACCAGGGTTCAAACCTAGTTATTTCAATTTAGATGATATCAATATTGGCGTAACTATTTGCGAAGATTTATGGAATGATGCAGAATTTTGGGGTAAGCGTAGTTATGCGGTTAATCCTATCGCTGATTTATCATCTTTAGGTGTAGATTTAATTGTGAATTTATCGGCATCACCCTATACTGTCGGTAAGCAAAAATTACGAGAAGCGATGCTGCAACATAGTGCAGTCAATTTTAAACATCCAGTAATTTATACTAATCAAGTTGGTGGCAATGATGATTTGATTTTTGATGGACGCAGTTTTGCTTTAAATCGTCAAGGTGAAGTTATCTGTCGCGCTAAGGGTTTTGAATCTGATTTATTAGTTGTTGAATTTGATGAAATACAACGCGATTTACAGTTAGGTACGGTTTCATCTGTCTATGAATCAGAAGATGAGGAAATTTGGCACGCTTTGATTTTGGGTGTGAAAGACTATATCCACAAATGTCATTTTTCTCAGGTGGTTTTGGGTTTAAGTGGTGGAATTGATTCGGCATTGGTAGCTGCAATTGCTACTGCTGCACTCGGTAAGGAAAATGTTTTTGGTGTTTTAATGCCTTCTCCTTATAGTTCCCAACACTCTATTAGTGATGCTTTGGCTTTAGGTGAGAATTTGGGAATTAAAACTCATATTTTACCGATTGGGGAATTAATGCAAGGGTTTGACCACACTTTGGCTGATTTATTTACTGGGACTGAGTTCGGGATTGCTGAGGAAAATATTCAGTCGCGGATTCGTGGTAGCTTGTTGATGGCGATCGCTAATAAATTCGGTCATCTCCTGCTATCAACTGGAAATAAGTCGGAAATGGCTGTTGGTTACTGCACTCTCTACGGTGATATGAATGGCGGTTTAGCGGTGATTGCAGATGTCCCTAAAACCCGTGTCTATTCGCTGTGTAAGTGGTTAAATTTTCATACCCAGCAAGAAATCATTCCTGAAAATATCCTCACCAAAGCACCCAGTGCAGAACTTAAACCGGGTCAAATTGACCAAGATTCTTTACCTGCATACGATATCTTAGATGATATTTTGCAACGTTTAATTAATGATCACCAATCCGCAGTACAAATAGTTGCAGCAGGTCATGATCCGCACATTGTCAACCGGGTATTGCAAATGGTCGCTCGGTCTGAATTTAAGCGGCGACAAGCACCCCCTGGACTGAAAATTACTGACCGCGCTTTTGGTACTGGTTGGCGAATGCCTATTGCTAGTAAAATTAACTGGATAGCTGTGAATAATTCTCACTCATAG
- a CDS encoding peptidoglycan-binding domain-containing protein, with product MKLQDFLGTDEKWGYEAIALDAELPRQIQLRLIDLGLLEPPADGQFGPVSTAALKKFQEIMKTGEVDFLGAITAKELIETKKEEIPQPALKLGNDIASRIIKYMLTKKYEVFTNPQEYNIVYIEGMNGDWTLNNDSPNEFNDQRIVIEVVDGVPKIVNNWQATTEPGKYYTYNPMNPKGAARIQFGQYKAWAVGLHGTAQPHEALRQVGNLTVCRDFNKDFKRTGDKLDTGDDFYINQHWGYDAPVNDIKNASAGCLVGRRIDGHKEFMAIVKKDRRYVANKNYVFYTTIIPGNDLIKQFPG from the coding sequence ATGAAACTACAAGATTTTCTAGGTACAGATGAAAAATGGGGCTATGAAGCGATCGCACTTGACGCAGAATTACCACGTCAGATTCAACTACGGTTAATTGATTTGGGTTTACTTGAACCCCCAGCCGATGGACAATTTGGCCCTGTTTCTACAGCAGCACTTAAAAAATTTCAAGAGATAATGAAGACCGGAGAGGTTGATTTTTTAGGAGCGATCACAGCCAAAGAACTGATTGAGACAAAAAAAGAAGAAATCCCCCAACCAGCCTTAAAACTTGGAAACGATATTGCCAGCAGAATTATTAAATATATGCTGACAAAAAAATATGAGGTATTCACAAACCCTCAAGAATATAACATAGTTTATATAGAAGGAATGAATGGGGATTGGACTCTTAATAATGATTCCCCCAATGAATTTAATGACCAACGGATTGTGATCGAAGTAGTAGATGGTGTCCCCAAAATTGTCAACAACTGGCAAGCAACTACTGAACCAGGAAAGTACTACACTTATAATCCAATGAACCCCAAAGGTGCAGCTAGGATTCAGTTTGGTCAATACAAAGCTTGGGCTGTGGGACTGCACGGTACGGCACAGCCCCATGAAGCATTAAGACAAGTGGGAAATCTCACTGTTTGCAGAGATTTCAACAAAGACTTTAAACGAACTGGCGATAAACTTGATACAGGTGATGATTTTTATATCAATCAACACTGGGGCTATGATGCGCCTGTTAATGATATCAAAAATGCCAGCGCAGGTTGTTTAGTAGGACGAAGAATAGACGGACATAAAGAGTTTATGGCGATTGTTAAAAAAGACCGCCGTTATGTAGCGAATAAGAATTATGTCTTCTACACAACAATTATTCCAGGGAATGATCTAATCAAACAGTTTCCTGGATAA
- a CDS encoding tetratricopeptide repeat protein, whose amino-acid sequence MYKQTSFLVTVLLLGSFVTSTPLVAEGAEVLVAQASNPRLKELLEEGRRLVDAGDYNRAIAVYQEAATIDRRNAKIHSGIGYLYAQQGNFQLALAAYRRAIAIDGNNSDFYYAVGYIKGNLGDTPGAKEAYRRAIQLNRGNLNAYLGLGVTQTALKDYESATWAFEQAIELNKNNARTYELMGSMFQQRRQTQQASNVLRKALSLYRSSNDSEGMNRVESILREIGG is encoded by the coding sequence GTGTACAAACAAACATCATTTTTAGTTACTGTTCTATTATTAGGAAGTTTCGTTACTAGTACTCCTTTGGTAGCTGAAGGTGCAGAAGTGTTGGTAGCACAAGCTAGTAATCCCAGGTTAAAGGAACTGCTAGAGGAAGGACGAAGACTAGTAGATGCGGGGGATTATAATCGAGCGATCGCAGTTTATCAGGAAGCTGCAACTATAGATCGTCGGAATGCCAAAATTCATTCGGGGATTGGCTACTTGTATGCTCAACAAGGGAATTTCCAGTTAGCGTTAGCTGCTTACCGTCGTGCGATCGCAATCGACGGTAATAATAGTGATTTTTATTACGCTGTAGGTTATATCAAAGGCAACTTAGGAGACACCCCTGGAGCTAAAGAGGCTTATCGTCGTGCTATCCAGCTAAACCGAGGTAATCTTAATGCATATCTAGGTTTAGGTGTCACTCAAACTGCGCTCAAAGACTATGAATCAGCTACATGGGCTTTTGAACAAGCCATTGAACTGAATAAAAATAATGCTCGCACCTATGAGTTAATGGGTTCGATGTTTCAACAACGACGACAAACCCAACAAGCCAGTAATGTATTGAGAAAAGCTCTGAGTTTATATCGCAGTAGTAATGACTCAGAAGGCATGAACAGGGTAGAATCCATATTAAGAGAAATTGGTGGATAA
- a CDS encoding YbjQ family protein, translating into MLLSTTDVIQGAVIDSYLGIVTAEIVYGSNFLRDFLAGIRDIVGGRTGSYERLFEQGQRKALEELEQRAQRLGADAVIGIEIDTGTINVDQSGVLLLITATGTAVKIR; encoded by the coding sequence ATGCTTTTAAGTACTACCGATGTAATTCAAGGCGCTGTAATTGATTCCTATTTGGGTATTGTGACAGCAGAAATCGTCTATGGCAGCAATTTCCTACGAGATTTTTTAGCTGGTATTCGTGATATCGTCGGTGGACGCACTGGTAGCTACGAACGTTTATTTGAACAAGGACAGCGCAAAGCACTAGAAGAACTAGAACAAAGAGCGCAACGTTTAGGAGCAGATGCTGTCATCGGCATTGAAATTGATACAGGCACAATTAATGTAGATCAATCTGGAGTTTTACTACTAATTACTGCCACAGGGACTGCTGTAAAAATTCGTTAG
- the sufR gene encoding iron-sulfur cluster biosynthesis transcriptional regulator SufR — protein sequence MTTTHQSSTKQDILEYLLQHSQATAVELANCFDLSPQAIRRHLKDLDTEELVLYSVSEQPGMGRPQHVYQLSKRGKERLRRTRGEGFGDGYGEFAVSLLDTLAATVGYEQVKTILQKQWERKAQEYRERVGNGSLQERVANLVQLRKTEGFMAEYHPVDSCSSAKDSFIFIEHTCAISNVAESFPSVCGHELEMFAAILPDCNVERTHWLNNGEHRCGYLIQAQKRLIKE from the coding sequence ATGACGACTACCCACCAGTCCTCCACAAAGCAGGATATTTTAGAGTACCTTTTGCAACACTCACAGGCAACTGCTGTTGAGTTAGCAAATTGCTTCGATCTTAGCCCGCAAGCGATTCGCCGTCATTTAAAGGATTTAGATACTGAAGAATTAGTTTTGTACTCAGTATCAGAACAACCGGGAATGGGCAGGCCACAGCACGTTTATCAATTAAGTAAAAGAGGAAAAGAACGCCTCAGACGGACTAGAGGAGAAGGCTTTGGTGATGGTTATGGTGAATTTGCAGTTTCCCTTCTGGACACCTTGGCCGCAACTGTTGGATATGAACAGGTAAAGACCATTTTGCAAAAACAATGGGAACGCAAAGCCCAGGAATACCGCGAACGGGTGGGGAATGGGTCTTTGCAGGAACGGGTGGCAAATTTGGTACAATTGCGAAAGACGGAAGGCTTTATGGCTGAGTATCACCCTGTTGATTCATGTTCCTCAGCCAAGGATAGTTTTATTTTTATAGAACACACCTGCGCTATTTCCAACGTTGCGGAGTCTTTCCCCAGTGTCTGTGGTCATGAATTAGAAATGTTTGCAGCAATATTACCAGATTGTAATGTAGAGCGTACTCACTGGCTAAATAACGGTGAACATCGCTGTGGTTATTTAATACAAGCCCAAAAGCGCCTGATTAAAGAATAA
- the sufB gene encoding Fe-S cluster assembly protein SufB, which translates to MSATVKTLVNQPYKYGFVTDIEADTIPRGLNEDVIRLISAKKNEPEFMLEFRLRAYHQWLKMTEPTWPSVNYPPINYQDIIYYSAPKQKKAKLNSLDEVDPTLLETFEKLGISLSEQKRLSNVAVDAIFDSVSVATTFKEKLAEDGVIFCSFSEALQEHPELIKKYLGSVVPIADNYFAALNAAVFSDGSFVYIPKGVKCPMELSTYFRINSGDTGQFERTLIVAEEGSYVSYLEGCTAPMYDSNQLHAAVVELVALDNAEIKYSTVQNWYAGDENGKGGIYNFVTKRGLCQGVNSKISWTQVETGSAITWKYPSCVLVGDNSVGEFYSVALTNHMQQADTGTKMIHVGKNTRSTIISKGISAGKSSNSYRGLVKINPTAKGARNYSQCDSMLIGDNAHANTFPYIQVQNNTGKVEHEASTSKIGEDQLFFFAQRGISSEDAISMMISGFCKDVFNQLPMEFAVEADKLLSLKLEGSVG; encoded by the coding sequence ATGAGTGCCACTGTCAAAACCTTAGTCAACCAACCCTACAAGTACGGCTTCGTCACTGATATTGAAGCTGATACTATTCCGCGTGGACTAAACGAAGACGTTATCCGCCTGATTTCCGCTAAAAAGAACGAACCGGAATTTATGCTGGAGTTTCGCCTCCGGGCTTATCACCAGTGGCTAAAAATGACGGAACCAACTTGGCCAAGTGTCAACTATCCGCCTATTAATTATCAGGATATTATTTATTATTCCGCGCCGAAACAAAAGAAAGCAAAGCTCAACAGTTTGGATGAAGTTGATCCTACTCTCTTGGAAACATTTGAGAAGTTAGGTATTTCTCTTTCTGAACAAAAGCGACTAAGCAATGTAGCTGTTGATGCAATTTTTGATAGTGTTTCTGTCGCCACTACATTTAAAGAAAAACTCGCCGAAGATGGTGTGATATTCTGCTCATTCTCGGAAGCATTACAAGAACACCCAGAATTGATTAAAAAATATTTGGGTAGTGTTGTTCCTATTGCTGATAACTATTTTGCAGCTTTAAATGCGGCTGTGTTCAGTGACGGTTCCTTTGTGTACATTCCTAAAGGTGTAAAATGTCCAATGGAATTGTCTACATATTTCCGCATTAATTCCGGTGATACAGGACAATTTGAAAGAACATTAATTGTCGCCGAAGAAGGTAGCTATGTTTCCTATTTAGAAGGTTGTACAGCCCCAATGTACGACAGTAATCAATTACACGCTGCGGTAGTGGAATTGGTAGCTTTAGATAATGCGGAAATTAAATATTCTACTGTGCAGAACTGGTACGCTGGGGATGAAAATGGTAAAGGTGGAATTTACAATTTTGTTACCAAGCGCGGTTTGTGTCAGGGTGTAAATTCTAAGATTTCTTGGACTCAGGTTGAAACTGGTTCGGCTATTACTTGGAAGTATCCTAGCTGTGTGTTGGTTGGTGATAACTCGGTGGGTGAATTTTATTCGGTGGCGCTGACAAATCATATGCAGCAAGCTGATACGGGAACAAAGATGATTCATGTGGGGAAAAATACCCGCAGTACTATTATTTCTAAAGGAATTTCTGCTGGTAAATCTAGTAATAGTTACCGGGGTTTGGTGAAGATTAATCCGACTGCGAAAGGCGCAAGAAATTATTCTCAATGTGACTCGATGTTAATTGGAGATAATGCTCACGCTAATACTTTTCCTTATATTCAAGTTCAGAATAATACTGGGAAGGTTGAGCATGAGGCTTCTACTTCTAAGATTGGTGAAGATCAATTGTTCTTTTTTGCTCAACGCGGTATTTCTTCGGAAGATGCTATTTCGATGATGATTAGCGGTTTCTGTAAGGATGTTTTTAATCAGCTTCCTATGGAGTTTGCTGTTGAGGCTGATAAGTTGTTGAGTCTGAAGTTGGAAGGTAGTGTGGGTTAA
- the sufC gene encoding Fe-S cluster assembly ATPase SufC, with the protein MIIENSDLILSVKDLTADVDGTSILKGVNLEVRAGEVHAIMGPNGSGKSTFSKALAGHPAYTVTGGEVIFQGQNLLEMEAEERARSGVFLAFQYPLEIPGVSNLDFLRVAYNSRRKAQGLEEVDAFDFDDLIEERLDVVKMNSSFLNRSVNEGFSGGEKKRNEILQMALLEPKLAILDETDSGLDIDALKIVANGVNQLASPENATIMITHYQRLLDYIIPDFVHVMAQGRIIRSGGKELALELESRGYDWVLEEALGVGV; encoded by the coding sequence ATGATTATTGAGAATAGTGATTTGATTTTGTCAGTTAAGGATTTGACGGCTGATGTTGATGGTACGTCAATTTTGAAGGGTGTGAATTTGGAAGTTCGCGCTGGTGAAGTTCATGCAATTATGGGGCCGAATGGTTCTGGTAAGAGTACTTTTTCTAAGGCTTTGGCAGGACATCCAGCTTATACTGTTACTGGTGGTGAGGTGATTTTTCAAGGACAAAATCTTTTGGAAATGGAAGCTGAGGAAAGAGCTAGAAGTGGTGTGTTTTTGGCTTTTCAATATCCTTTGGAAATTCCCGGTGTGAGTAATTTGGATTTTTTACGGGTGGCTTATAATTCCCGTCGAAAAGCTCAGGGATTAGAAGAGGTTGATGCTTTTGATTTCGATGATTTGATTGAGGAAAGGTTGGATGTGGTGAAGATGAATTCCTCTTTTCTTAATCGCAGTGTGAATGAAGGTTTTTCTGGTGGTGAAAAGAAGCGGAATGAAATTCTGCAAATGGCTTTGCTAGAACCCAAGTTGGCGATTTTAGATGAGACTGATTCGGGTTTGGATATTGATGCTCTAAAAATTGTGGCAAATGGGGTAAATCAATTAGCAAGTCCTGAAAATGCCACAATTATGATTACTCACTATCAGCGTCTTCTGGATTATATTATCCCTGATTTTGTTCATGTTATGGCACAAGGACGCATTATTAGAAGTGGTGGTAAGGAGTTGGCGTTAGAGTTGGAATCTCGTGGTTACGATTGGGTTCTAGAAGAAGCTTTGGGAGTGGGTGTATAA